The Streptomyces laurentii genome contains a region encoding:
- a CDS encoding thiamine-phosphate pyrophosphorylase (Thiamine monophosphate synthase (TMP synthase)/TenI. TMP synthase catalyzes an important step in the thiamine biosynthesis pathway, the substitution of the pyrophosphate of 2-methyl-4-amino-5-hydroxymethylpyrimidine pyrophosphate by 4-methyl-5-; cd00564;~identified by MetaGeneAnnotator; putative;~pyrophosphate binding site [ion binding];~thiamine phosphate binding site [chemical binding];~thiamine-phosphate pyrophosphorylase [Streptomyces cattleya NRRL 8057 = DSM46488]), producing MPTPSRTAPRARLADARLYLCTDARKRQGDLPDFLDAVLSSGVDVVQLRDKGMEAGEELDHLAVLADACRRHGTLLAVNDRADVSHAIRSDVLHLGQGDLPVPAARAILGDDVLIGRSCHAEPEVAAAAAEPGVDYFCTGPCWPTPTKPGRYAPGLGLVRYAASLAQDRPWFAIGGIDETNLDEVLDAGARRIVVVRALTEAADPAAAAASLARRVRERDAEPAPVA from the coding sequence ATGCCCACGCCGTCCCGCACCGCACCGCGCGCCCGGCTCGCCGACGCCCGGCTCTACCTGTGCACCGACGCCCGCAAGCGCCAGGGCGACCTGCCCGACTTCCTCGACGCCGTGCTCTCCTCCGGCGTGGACGTCGTCCAGCTCCGCGACAAGGGCATGGAGGCGGGCGAGGAACTCGACCACCTGGCCGTCCTCGCCGACGCCTGCCGCCGCCACGGCACCCTCCTCGCCGTCAACGACCGCGCCGACGTCTCCCACGCCATCCGCTCCGACGTGCTGCACCTCGGCCAGGGCGACCTGCCGGTGCCGGCCGCCCGCGCGATCCTCGGCGACGACGTGCTGATCGGCCGCTCCTGCCACGCCGAGCCGGAGGTCGCCGCGGCCGCCGCCGAACCGGGCGTGGACTACTTCTGCACCGGGCCCTGCTGGCCCACCCCCACCAAGCCCGGACGGTACGCGCCGGGCCTCGGCCTCGTGCGGTACGCGGCGAGCCTGGCCCAGGACCGGCCCTGGTTCGCCATCGGCGGCATCGACGAGACCAACCTGGACGAGGTGCTCGACGCGGGCGCCCGCCGGATCGTGGTCGTCCGCGCGCTCACCGAGGCCGCCGACCCCGCCGCGGCCGCCGCCTCCCTCGCCCGACGCGTCCGCGAGCGCGACGCGGAGCCCGCGCCGGTGGCCTGA
- a CDS encoding hypothetical protein (identified by MetaGeneAnnotator; putative;~transcriptional regulatory protein [Streptomyces pristinaespiralis ATCC25486]), with protein MTEIDARIDALVPSWLYLPDIAELLDIEVTRVRQMVKEGQLIAVRRGENNALQVPAAFIQDGHVVKGLVGTLTLLKDDGFTDEEMLEWLFTPDPSLPGTPAQALGENRGTEVKRRAQALAV; from the coding sequence GTGACCGAGATTGACGCAAGAATTGATGCTCTCGTCCCCTCCTGGCTCTACCTCCCCGACATCGCGGAGCTCCTCGACATCGAGGTGACGCGCGTCCGGCAGATGGTCAAGGAGGGCCAGCTCATCGCCGTACGCCGCGGGGAGAACAACGCGCTCCAGGTACCCGCCGCCTTCATTCAGGACGGCCATGTGGTCAAGGGCCTCGTCGGCACCCTGACCCTCCTCAAGGACGACGGCTTCACCGACGAAGAGATGCTGGAGTGGCTGTTCACTCCGGACCCGAGCCTGCCCGGCACCCCCGCGCAGGCCCTCGGCGAGAATCGCGGCACGGAGGTGAAGCGCCGCGCCCAGGCGCTCGCCGTCTGA
- a CDS encoding ferredoxin reductase (Pyridine nucleotide-disulphide oxidoreductase; pfam00070;~ferredoxin reductase [Streptomyces cattleya NRRL 8057= DSM46488];~identified by MetaGeneAnnotator; putative;~phenylpropionate dioxygenase ferredoxin reductase subunit; Provisional), with translation MSEQKQVPHHVVIAGAGMAGVQTAVALREQGFTGPVTLIGAEPHQPYDRPPLSKAVLLGKAEDSAFDIDFDSLDIALRLGVEVTGLRPGDHEIDTESGPVPYDTLVVATGAHPLTLPGGEGVPGVHLLRTLDDAGRLGAVLKARHDVVVVGAGWIGAEFATAAREAGCAVTVVEAADRPLAGALPAEVTAPMVRWYAESGADLRLNARVDRVEPGRVVLAEGAERSGERTDLPADAVVVGIGARPDTGWLAGSGVALDPNGAVTADDRLRTSLPDVYAVGDCASFPSARYGTRLLVHHWDNALQGPRTVAADIVATTSGTGTASDAETGGAPPYDPVPYFWSEQFGRFVQYVGHHADADTLLWRGDPADPAWSVLWLRDGVAVALLAVGRPRDLAQGRRLIEGGAEVDPVKAADPAVPLKAALG, from the coding sequence GTGAGCGAGCAGAAGCAGGTACCCCACCATGTCGTGATCGCCGGTGCCGGAATGGCGGGCGTCCAGACCGCCGTCGCCCTGCGCGAACAGGGCTTCACCGGCCCCGTCACCCTCATCGGCGCCGAGCCGCACCAGCCCTACGACCGGCCCCCGCTGTCCAAGGCCGTCCTCCTCGGCAAGGCCGAGGACTCCGCCTTCGACATCGACTTCGACTCCCTCGACATCGCCCTCCGCCTGGGCGTCGAGGTCACCGGACTGCGCCCCGGCGACCACGAGATCGACACCGAGTCCGGCCCCGTCCCGTACGACACCCTCGTCGTCGCCACCGGCGCCCACCCGCTCACCCTGCCCGGCGGCGAGGGCGTCCCCGGCGTCCACCTGCTGCGCACCCTCGACGACGCCGGCCGCCTCGGCGCCGTCCTCAAGGCCCGGCACGACGTCGTCGTGGTCGGCGCCGGCTGGATCGGCGCCGAGTTCGCCACCGCCGCGCGCGAGGCCGGCTGCGCCGTCACCGTCGTCGAGGCCGCCGACCGGCCGCTGGCCGGTGCCCTGCCCGCCGAGGTCACCGCCCCGATGGTCCGCTGGTACGCCGAGAGCGGCGCCGATCTGCGGCTCAACGCGCGCGTGGACCGCGTCGAACCGGGCCGCGTCGTCCTCGCCGAGGGCGCCGAACGCTCCGGCGAGCGCACCGACCTGCCCGCCGACGCCGTCGTCGTCGGCATCGGCGCCCGTCCCGACACCGGCTGGCTGGCCGGCTCCGGCGTCGCCCTCGACCCGAACGGCGCGGTCACCGCCGACGACCGGCTGCGCACCTCGCTGCCCGACGTGTACGCGGTCGGAGACTGCGCCTCCTTCCCCTCCGCCCGCTACGGCACCCGGCTCCTCGTCCACCACTGGGACAACGCCCTCCAGGGCCCCCGTACGGTCGCCGCCGACATCGTCGCCACGACCTCGGGCACGGGCACGGCCTCGGACGCGGAAACAGGTGGGGCGCCGCCGTACGACCCGGTGCCCTACTTCTGGTCCGAGCAGTTCGGCCGCTTCGTCCAGTACGTCGGCCATCACGCCGACGCCGACACCCTGCTGTGGCGCGGCGACCCGGCCGACCCGGCGTGGAGCGTGCTGTGGCTGCGCGACGGCGTCGCCGTGGCGCTGCTCGCCGTCGGCCGCCCCCGCGATCTCGCCCAGGGCCGCCGGCTGATCGAGGGCGGCGCGGAAGTCGACCCGGTGAAGGCCGCAGACCCGGCCGTCCCCCTGAAGGCGGCACTCGGGTAG
- a CDS encoding glycine oxidase thiO (Glycine oxidase ThiO [Streptomyces venezuelae ATCC10712];~glycine oxidase ThiO; TIGR02352;~hydroxyglutarate oxidase; Provisional;~identified by MetaGeneAnnotator; putative) → MADPEPGGGAARVAAGMLAAVTELHYGEETLLGLNLASARRYPAFVAELAEATGGLDVGYRACGTLAVALDADDRAHLRELHALQRRCGLAAEWLSGRECRRLEPMLAPGVRGGLRVDGDHQVDPRRLADALVVACERAGVVFHRARAERLTVVRDRAAGAVLADGTAVAAGQVVLAAGSLSGRLDGIPAHAVPPVRPVKGQVLRLRVPPAYAPFLSRTVRAMVRGSHVYLVPRENGELVVGATTEEQGFDTTVTAGGVYELLRDAHELMPGITELPLTETRAGLRPGSPDNAPLLGPSTLPGLHLATGHHRNGVLLAPVTGDAMAEALTAGTLPDVARPFTVRRFAPTPLEYV, encoded by the coding sequence GTGGCCGATCCCGAACCGGGCGGCGGGGCCGCCCGGGTGGCGGCCGGCATGCTCGCCGCCGTCACCGAACTCCACTACGGCGAGGAGACCCTCCTCGGCCTCAACCTCGCCTCGGCGCGCCGCTATCCCGCCTTCGTCGCCGAACTCGCCGAGGCCACCGGCGGCTTGGACGTCGGCTACCGCGCCTGCGGCACCCTCGCGGTCGCGCTCGACGCCGACGACCGGGCGCACCTGCGCGAACTGCACGCGCTGCAGCGCCGCTGCGGGCTCGCCGCCGAGTGGCTGAGCGGCCGCGAGTGCCGGCGTCTGGAGCCGATGCTCGCGCCGGGGGTACGCGGCGGGCTACGGGTGGACGGCGACCACCAGGTCGACCCGCGGCGGCTCGCGGACGCGCTGGTGGTGGCGTGCGAGCGGGCCGGGGTGGTGTTCCACCGCGCGCGGGCCGAGCGGCTCACGGTCGTACGGGACCGGGCCGCGGGCGCGGTCCTCGCGGACGGCACCGCGGTGGCGGCCGGCCAGGTGGTGCTCGCCGCGGGCAGTCTGAGCGGCCGGCTCGACGGGATACCGGCGCACGCGGTGCCGCCCGTCCGGCCGGTGAAGGGGCAGGTGCTGCGGCTGCGGGTGCCGCCCGCGTACGCGCCGTTCCTGTCCCGGACCGTGCGCGCGATGGTCCGCGGCAGCCACGTGTACCTGGTGCCGCGCGAGAACGGCGAGCTGGTCGTCGGCGCCACCACCGAGGAGCAGGGCTTCGACACGACGGTGACCGCGGGCGGGGTGTACGAGCTGCTGCGCGACGCGCACGAGCTGATGCCCGGCATCACCGAGCTGCCGCTCACCGAGACCCGCGCCGGGCTGCGGCCCGGCTCCCCCGACAACGCGCCGCTGCTCGGCCCGAGCACGCTGCCCGGACTGCACCTCGCGACCGGGCACCACCGCAACGGGGTGCTGCTCGCCCCCGTCACCGGCGACGCGATGGCGGAGGCACTGACCGCCGGCACGCTGCCGGACGTGGCCCGCCCGTTCACCGTCCGCCGTTTCGCGCCCACGCCCCTGGAGTACGTATGA
- a CDS encoding sulfur carrier protein thiS (Sulfur carrier protein ThiS [Streptomyces venezuelae ATCC10712];~ThiaminS ubiquitin-like sulfur carrier protein; cd00565;~identified by MetaGeneAnnotator; putative;~thiS-thiF/thiG interaction site), with amino-acid sequence MTPDVTATVTVTVNGRARTLTGPATLDDLVAELAPARSGVAAAVNETVVPRGAWAATRLGEGDRVEILTAVQGG; translated from the coding sequence ATGACCCCCGACGTCACCGCCACCGTGACCGTGACCGTCAACGGCCGGGCCCGGACGCTGACCGGCCCGGCCACCCTCGACGACCTGGTCGCCGAGCTCGCCCCGGCCCGTTCCGGGGTCGCCGCCGCCGTCAACGAGACCGTCGTCCCGCGCGGCGCGTGGGCGGCGACCCGGCTCGGCGAGGGCGACCGGGTGGAGATCCTCACCGCGGTGCAGGGAGGCTGA
- a CDS encoding thiazole synthase (ThiS interaction site;~Thiazole synthase (ThiG) is the tetrameric enzyme that is involved in the formation of the thiazole moiety of thiamin pyrophosphate, anessential ubiquitous cofactor that plays an important role in carbohydrate and amino acid metabolism. ThiG catalyzes...; cd04728;~functions in thiamine (vitamin B1) biosynthesis; in Bacillus subtilis this enzyme catalyzes the formation of thiazole from dehydroxyglycine and 1-deoxy-D-xylulose-5-phosphate and ThiS-thiocarboxylate;~identified by MetaGeneAnnotator; putative;~putative active site [active];~tetramer interface [polypeptide binding];~thiazole synthase [Rhodococcus jostii RHA1]), producing MSDDTFLLGGTEFSSRLIMGTGGAPSLDVLDRSLAASGTELTTVAMRRLDPTVRGSVLSVLTRRNIRVLPNTAGCFTAGEAVLTARLAREALGTDWIKLEVIADERTLLPDPVELLDAAETLVDDGFTVLPYTNDDPVLARKLEDVGCAAVMPLGSPIGSGLGIRNPHNFELITAGAGVPVILDAGAGTASDAALAMELGCAAVMLASAVTRAQDPVLMAGAMRHAVEAGRLAHRAGRIPRRHFAQASSPHEGRARLDPERPAF from the coding sequence ATGTCCGACGACACCTTCCTGCTCGGCGGTACGGAGTTCTCCTCCCGCCTGATCATGGGCACCGGCGGGGCGCCCAGCCTCGACGTGCTCGACCGCTCCCTCGCCGCCAGCGGCACGGAGCTGACCACGGTCGCCATGCGCCGCCTCGACCCGACGGTGCGCGGGTCCGTGCTGTCCGTCCTCACGCGGCGGAACATCCGGGTCCTGCCGAACACGGCCGGCTGCTTCACGGCGGGCGAGGCGGTGCTGACCGCGCGGCTCGCGCGGGAGGCGCTCGGCACCGACTGGATCAAGCTGGAGGTCATCGCCGACGAGCGGACCCTGCTGCCGGACCCGGTGGAGCTGCTCGACGCGGCGGAGACGCTGGTCGACGACGGCTTCACGGTGCTGCCGTACACCAACGACGACCCGGTGCTCGCCCGGAAGCTGGAGGACGTGGGCTGCGCGGCGGTCATGCCGCTCGGCTCGCCCATCGGCTCCGGGCTCGGCATCCGCAACCCGCACAACTTCGAGCTGATCACCGCGGGCGCGGGAGTGCCGGTCATCCTCGACGCGGGCGCGGGCACGGCGTCGGACGCGGCCCTCGCGATGGAGCTGGGGTGCGCGGCGGTGATGCTGGCCTCGGCCGTGACCCGGGCGCAGGATCCGGTGCTCATGGCCGGGGCGATGCGGCACGCGGTCGAGGCGGGGCGGCTCGCGCACCGGGCCGGGCGGATCCCGCGCCGGCACTTCGCGCAGGCCTCCTCGCCGCACGAGGGCCGGGCCCGGCTCGACCCGGAACGCCCGGCGTTCTGA
- a CDS encoding serine or threonine-protein kinase pknL (ATP binding site [chemical binding];~Catalytic domain of Protein Kinases; cd00180;~PASTA domain of bacterial serine/threonine kinase pknB-like proteins. PknB isa member of a group of related transmembrane sensor kinases present in many gram positive bacteria, which has been shown to regulate cell shape in Mycobacterium tubercolosis; cd06577;~Probable serine or threonine-protein kinase pknL [Streptomyces venezuelae ATCC10712];~Serine/Threonine protein kinases, catalytic domain; smart00220;~Uncharacterized protein conserved in bacteria [Function unknown];~activation loop (A-loop);~identified by MetaGeneAnnotator; putative;~substrate binding site [chemical binding]) — translation MDTTLQDPLVGRLLDGRYRVDARIAVGGMATVYRAVDTRLDRELALKVMHPDLATDAAFVERFMREAKSVARLAHPNVVGVFDQGAEGAYVYLAMEYVAGCTLRDVLRERGALRPRAALDVLEPVLAALGAAHRAGFVHRDMKPENVLIGDDGRVKVADFGLVRAVGTTTDSTGAVLGTVSYLAPEQIEDGSADTRTDVYACGVVLYEMLTGAKPYTGDTPAQVLYRHLRDDMPAPSAAVPGLAPELDALVAAATARDPEARPADAVALLARVREARARLDDAQLDAVPPQAKDPEHTPGTAAGQGETDADARTSVIPRVRPLPVEHTSVLPTPVPAASPASRPGSGSGSGSGSRSGPGSGRRVPRGPFLIVTAVLLALGIGTGVWYINSGQFTRVPAVLGQTESEATRRLGDAGLEVGGTERSFSDVYERGTVMAADPAPGERIRGNGRVVLTLSRGPEIVKVPNLKGVPLGVARKRLADEGLAPGVVTYAFSESVAQDAVIGSDPEPGTERAPDSAIALQVSKGVPVPVPDVTGQSVPEATATLQKAGLKVTVAPERVESPVDAGAVAAQSLAVGSRAAKGDTLTLTVSKGPRMVPVPDVVGRGTDEAKGALEAAGFTVKISKTFPFLGDEVTAQSVPGGQQAPEGSAVTLTIKGL, via the coding sequence GTGGACACGACCCTTCAGGACCCCCTCGTCGGGCGGCTGCTCGACGGCCGCTACCGCGTCGACGCGCGCATCGCCGTCGGCGGGATGGCCACGGTCTACCGGGCCGTGGACACCCGGCTCGACCGTGAGCTGGCGCTCAAGGTGATGCACCCGGACCTCGCCACGGACGCCGCGTTCGTGGAGCGCTTCATGCGGGAGGCGAAGTCCGTCGCCCGCCTCGCGCACCCCAACGTCGTCGGGGTCTTCGACCAGGGCGCGGAGGGCGCGTACGTCTATCTGGCCATGGAGTACGTGGCCGGCTGCACCCTGCGGGACGTGCTGCGCGAGCGCGGCGCGCTGCGGCCGCGGGCGGCGCTCGACGTCCTGGAGCCGGTCCTCGCCGCGCTCGGCGCCGCGCACCGGGCCGGGTTCGTGCACCGCGACATGAAGCCGGAGAACGTCCTGATCGGGGACGACGGCCGGGTCAAGGTCGCCGACTTCGGGCTGGTGCGGGCCGTGGGCACGACCACCGACAGCACCGGCGCGGTCCTCGGCACCGTGTCGTACCTCGCGCCGGAGCAGATCGAGGACGGCAGCGCCGACACCCGGACCGACGTGTACGCGTGCGGGGTCGTCCTGTACGAGATGCTGACCGGCGCCAAGCCGTACACCGGCGACACCCCCGCCCAGGTGCTCTACCGGCACCTGCGCGACGACATGCCCGCCCCGTCCGCCGCCGTCCCGGGGCTCGCCCCCGAGCTGGACGCGCTGGTGGCGGCCGCGACGGCCCGCGATCCCGAGGCCCGGCCCGCCGACGCGGTCGCGCTGCTCGCCCGGGTCCGCGAGGCGCGCGCCCGGCTCGACGACGCCCAGCTGGACGCCGTACCGCCGCAGGCCAAGGACCCCGAGCACACCCCGGGCACGGCGGCCGGCCAAGGCGAGACGGACGCGGACGCGCGGACCAGCGTGATCCCGCGGGTCCGGCCGCTGCCCGTGGAGCACACCAGCGTGCTGCCCACGCCCGTGCCCGCCGCCTCCCCCGCGTCCCGGCCCGGGTCCGGATCGGGCTCGGGATCGGGATCGAGGTCCGGCCCGGGGTCGGGTCGCCGGGTCCCGCGCGGGCCGTTCCTGATCGTCACCGCCGTCCTGCTCGCCCTCGGCATCGGGACCGGCGTCTGGTACATCAACTCCGGCCAGTTCACCCGGGTCCCGGCCGTCCTCGGCCAGACCGAGTCCGAGGCCACCCGGCGCCTCGGCGACGCGGGCCTGGAGGTCGGCGGGACCGAGCGCTCGTTCAGCGACGTGTACGAGCGCGGCACCGTCATGGCCGCCGACCCGGCGCCCGGCGAGCGGATCCGCGGCAACGGCCGGGTGGTGCTCACCCTGTCCCGCGGGCCGGAGATCGTGAAGGTCCCGAACCTCAAGGGCGTCCCGCTCGGCGTGGCGCGGAAGCGGCTGGCCGACGAGGGGCTCGCGCCCGGTGTGGTCACGTACGCCTTCAGCGAGTCCGTCGCGCAGGACGCGGTGATCGGCTCCGATCCGGAGCCCGGTACCGAGCGCGCTCCCGACTCGGCGATCGCGCTCCAGGTCAGCAAGGGCGTGCCCGTGCCGGTCCCGGACGTCACCGGGCAGTCGGTGCCGGAGGCCACGGCCACGCTCCAGAAGGCCGGCCTGAAGGTGACGGTCGCGCCGGAGCGGGTCGAGTCGCCCGTGGACGCGGGCGCGGTCGCCGCGCAGTCGCTGGCCGTGGGCAGCCGGGCCGCCAAGGGCGACACCCTCACGCTCACCGTCTCCAAGGGCCCTCGGATGGTCCCCGTACCGGACGTCGTCGGGCGCGGCACGGACGAGGCGAAGGGCGCGCTGGAGGCCGCGGGCTTCACGGTGAAGATCTCCAAGACCTTCCCGTTCCTCGGCGACGAGGTCACCGCCCAGTCCGTTCCCGGCGGGCAGCAGGCCCCGGAGGGCTCCGCCGTCACCCTCACGATCAAGGGACTCTGA
- a CDS encoding endonuclease IV (AP (apurinic/apyrimidinic) site pocket;~AP endonuclease family 2; These endonucleases play a role in DNA repair. Cleave phosphodiester bonds at apurinic or apyrimidinic sites; the alignment also contains hexulose-6-phosphate isomerases, enzymes that catalyzethe epimerization of...; cd00019;~AP endonuclease family 2; smart00518;~DNA interaction;~Endonuclease IV [Streptomyces venezuelae ATCC10712];~Metal-binding active site;~identified by MetaGeneAnnotator; putative) has protein sequence MRNPVGGHVPVAGGLATTGLGYARELGAEAVQVFVANPRGWATPTGNPAQDELFRAGCADQGLSAWVHAPYLINFGSHTEATVEKSVESMRHSLRRGRAIGAGGVVVHTGSATGGRPRAEALAQVRERVLPLLDELTHDDDPFLLLESTAGQGSSLCSRAEDFGPYFDALDRHPKLGICLDTCHIFAAGHDLTGPDGAARTLDELVAVVGEGRLKLIHANDSKDVVGAHKDRHANIGAGHIGQEAFGSLLRHPATAGVPLIIETPGGTQGHKADVELLKKLRG, from the coding sequence ATGCGCAACCCCGTCGGCGGCCATGTCCCCGTGGCCGGCGGCCTCGCCACCACCGGTCTCGGCTACGCGCGCGAGCTGGGCGCCGAGGCCGTGCAGGTCTTCGTCGCCAACCCGCGCGGCTGGGCCACCCCCACCGGCAACCCGGCCCAGGACGAGCTGTTCCGGGCCGGCTGCGCGGACCAGGGCCTGTCGGCCTGGGTGCACGCCCCGTATCTGATCAACTTCGGCTCGCACACCGAGGCCACCGTGGAGAAGTCGGTGGAGTCGATGCGGCACTCGCTGCGCCGCGGCCGGGCGATCGGCGCCGGGGGCGTCGTGGTGCACACCGGCTCGGCGACCGGAGGACGGCCGCGGGCCGAGGCGCTGGCACAGGTACGGGAGCGGGTGCTGCCGCTGCTGGACGAGCTGACGCACGACGACGACCCGTTCCTGCTCCTGGAGTCGACGGCCGGGCAGGGGTCCTCGCTGTGCTCGCGCGCGGAGGACTTCGGTCCGTACTTCGACGCGCTGGACCGGCACCCGAAGCTCGGCATCTGCCTGGACACCTGTCATATCTTCGCCGCGGGCCACGATCTGACCGGCCCGGACGGTGCCGCACGCACGCTCGACGAGCTGGTGGCGGTGGTCGGCGAGGGCCGGCTGAAGCTGATCCACGCCAACGACTCGAAGGACGTCGTGGGCGCGCACAAGGACCGGCACGCGAACATCGGCGCGGGACACATCGGCCAGGAGGCGTTCGGCAGCCTGCTGCGGCATCCGGCGACCGCCGGCGTCCCGCTGATCATCGAGACGCCGGGCGGGACGCAGGGCCACAAGGCCGATGTGGAGCTGCTGAAGAAGCTGCGCGGCTGA
- a CDS encoding membrane protein (Domain of unknown function (DUF4396); pfam14342;~identified by MetaGeneAnnotator; putative;~membrane protein [Streptomyces griseoflavus Tu4000]) has protein sequence MQHEQHTPHEHHNHHQGHDGHTAPMDHTDHTAHADHTGHTDHANHAGHAAHTGHSGHGPASWATAAQATLHCLTGCAIGEVLGMVIGTALGWGNLPTMVLAIILAFVFGYTLTMRGVLKAGLDFKSALPIALAADTVSIAVMEIIDNGFIVLWPGAMDATLSDALFWISLAASLALAFVITTPVNKWMIGRGKGHAVVHQFH, from the coding sequence ATGCAGCACGAGCAGCACACCCCGCACGAGCACCACAACCACCACCAGGGACACGACGGCCACACGGCCCCGATGGACCACACCGACCACACCGCACACGCAGATCACACAGGCCACACGGACCACGCGAACCACGCGGGTCATGCCGCCCACACCGGCCACAGCGGTCACGGCCCGGCGTCCTGGGCCACGGCCGCGCAGGCCACGCTGCACTGCCTCACCGGCTGCGCCATCGGCGAGGTACTCGGCATGGTCATCGGCACCGCGCTCGGCTGGGGCAACCTGCCGACGATGGTGCTCGCGATCATCCTGGCGTTCGTCTTCGGCTACACGCTCACGATGCGCGGCGTCCTGAAGGCCGGCCTCGACTTCAAGAGCGCCCTGCCGATCGCGCTCGCCGCCGACACCGTCTCCATCGCGGTCATGGAGATCATCGACAACGGCTTCATCGTCCTGTGGCCGGGAGCCATGGACGCGACGCTGTCCGACGCGCTGTTCTGGATCTCACTGGCGGCCTCGCTGGCGCTCGCCTTCGTCATCACCACGCCGGTCAACAAGTGGATGATCGGCCGCGGCAAGGGTCACGCGGTCGTCCACCAGTTCCACTGA